One Brassica napus cultivar Da-Ae chromosome A5, Da-Ae, whole genome shotgun sequence DNA window includes the following coding sequences:
- the LOC106437312 gene encoding traB domain-containing protein, with protein MEPTVAPPEPEAQSGDISLRDNIVNVEKTEEEEEEHSDSGSAITGVDLIFVAGDDDISIGAECVVERTNMELPEEYANSVMVLTCGSKAEGGSCDVYLIGTAHVSEESCREVEAIVSYMKPEVVFVELCASRLSILTPQAVKIPTVWEMIDMWKKKHNPFGIAYGWFLAKIASKLDVLPGAEFRVAYEEAVKYGGQVILGDRPVQITLKRTWAKMPIWHKVKFLYGLVFQAVFLPSPEELEKMLKAMNDVDMLTLVIQQMSKEFPSLMDTLVHERDKYMSCMLSRVACEHSSVVAVVGRGHLQGIKKNWDQPINMKDLLEIPTNKSVFTVKNVLKSLAVLVIGAAIVSRIYLVGRS; from the exons ATGGAACCGACGGTAGCACCACCGGAGCCGGAGGCTCAATCCGGAGACATCTCTTTAAGAGATAACATAGTGAATGTGGAGAaaacagaggaggaggaggaagaacaTAGCGATTCCGGTTCAGCAATAACCGGAGTCGATTTGATCTTTGTTGCTGGCGACGATGATATCAGTATTGGAGCGGAATGTGTTGTGGAGAGGACGAACATGGAGCTGCCTGAGGAATACGCGAATAGCGTTATGGTTCTGACGTGCGGTTCCAAAGCTGAAGGTGGATCTTGCGATGTGTATTTGATTGGCACTGCTCATGTCTCAGAg gAATCATGTCGAGAAGTTGAAGCTATAGTCAGCTACATGAAACCAGAG GTCGTGTTCGTGGAGTTGTGTGCAAGCCGGTTGTCTATTCTCACTCCTCAGGCTGTGAAG ATTCCGACCGTGTGGGAAATGATAGACATGTGGAAGAAGAAACACAACCCATTCGGAATAGCCTACGGATGGTTTCTTGCAAAG ATCGCAAGCAAGCTTGATGTTTTACCTGGTGCTGAGTTTCGTGTGGCGTATGAAGAGGCAGTCAAATATGGTGGCCAGGTGATTCTGGGTGATCGTCCAGTGCAG ATCACGTTAAAGAGAACATGGGCTAAAATGCCTATATGGCATAAAGTAAAGTTTTTGTATGGCTTAGTGTTTCAAGCTGTCTTTTTACCGAGCCCTGAGGAACTTGAAAAGATG CTGAAAGCTATGAACGATGTGGATATGCTGACATTGGTGATCCAACAAATGAGCAAGGAGTTTCCATCTCTCATGGATACACTTGTGCATGAGCGAGATAA GTACATGTCATGTATGTTGTCAAGAGTTGCATGTGAGCATAGCTCGGTGGTGGCAGTTGTTGGTAGAGGGCATCTTCAAGGGATCAAAAAGAACTGGGACCAGCCTATAAAT ATGAAGGATCTGTTGGAGATACCGACGAATAAATCAGTTTTTACTGTAAAGAATGTTCTGAAATCTCTGGCAGTTTTAGTCATTGGGGCAGCCATAGTTTCCCGCATATACCTTGTAGGCAGAAGTTAA
- the LOC125609617 gene encoding uncharacterized protein LOC125609617 produces the protein MSSSSSNDLEERLDEIFDEICEDTFNNIEAQTNKQRKRTYIERNREAGHNRLWNDYFSDNPAFEPHLFRRRFRMNKELFLHIVHSLSVNVPFFQQRRDATGRSGLSPLQKCTAAIRMLAYGSAADAVDEYLRLGTLNDINVLDRSPVFEDITEGRAPRLEYVVNGHKYKFAYYLTDGPKAELFVKTQEAARKYVERTFGVLQARFAIVKNPALTWDKEKTGKIMRACIIIHNMIVENEHNGYTRIDISELEEGSVTRSSQVETETDRPTNLNNMFVNQNQKDLRDRRIHEQLKKDLIEHI, from the exons atgtcatcatcttcatccaATGATTTGGAAGAAAGATTGGACGAAATTTTTGACGAAATCTGCGAAGATACTTTCAACAACATTGAGGCCCAAACCAATAAGCAACGGAAACGTACTTATATAGAACGAAACCGTGAAGCAGGACACAACCGTCTATGGAATGACTACTTCAGCGACAATCCCGCATTTGAACCACATTTATTCAGACGCCGTTTCCGTATGAACAAGGAATTATTCTTGCATATTGTCCATAGCCTCTCAGTGAACGTTCCATTctttcaacaaagaagagatgctaCCGGGAGGTCTGGTCTTTCTCCACTACAAAAATGTACGGCAGCAATTCGTATGCTTGCTTATGGTTCTGCGGCTGACGCGGtggacgaatatctccgacttg gtacgttaaacgatattaatgtcCTTGATCGGTCTCCTGTTTTTGAGGACATTACAGAAGGTCGAGCACCAAGGTTAGAATACGTGGTCAACGGACACAAGTATAAGTTCGCTTACTACCTCACAgacg GTCCTAAAGCAGAGTTATTTGTTAAAACTCAAGAAGCAGCCCGAAAATATGTGGAGCGgacttttggagtattgcaagctcgatttgcgatTGTCAAAAACCCGGCTCTTACTTGGGACAAAGAAAAGACAGGGAAGATTATGCGAGCATGTATCATAATACATAATATGATAGTCGAAAATGAACACAATGGATACACTCGTATCGACATATCGGAATTGGAAGAAGGAAGCGTCACCAGAAGTTCACAGGTGGAAACCGAAACCGACAGGCCTACAAATCTCAATAACATGTTTGTCAATCAGAATCAGAAAGATCTTCGGGATAGGCGTATACATGAACAATTGAAAAAAGATTTAATTGAgcatatttga
- the BNAA05G10810D gene encoding uncharacterized protein BNAA05G10810D yields the protein MIVTIVSYTQEFTMEINEQEPVLDIKKRLEQFLQIPTSSLTLFVSCWELLDGLDIDDYPIISHGTRIDLTVTPLFTSPSFTNPAVKKIHVTVKFPSKQFSIEVDKTETVSSLKDKIYIVENTPIKRMQLYFSGIELADDFRNLNEYGIGEFSEIVVFLKSINRAKDVAPVKKLCFLVQTSSSLFNGASIPVEIKDSCTISEMREGLQANKTLPRDEYIFVHKQRIMRENCSLRWHGVENGDTLFVFKGSVSRGSY from the exons atgATTGTGACAATAGTCTCATACACCCAAGAATTCACCATGGAAATCAACGAACAAGAACCTGTGTTGGACATTAAGAAACGTTTAGAACAATTCCTTCAGATCCCAACATCATCTTTAACACTCTTTGTCTCTTGTTGGGAGCTCCTCGACGGTCTCGACATCGATGATTACCCAATCATCTCACACGGCACCAGAATCGACCTCACCGTCACTCCCCTTTTCACCTCACCTTCTTTTACCAACCCCGCCGTTAAAAAAATCCACGTCACCGTCAAGTTCCCATCAAAACAGTTCTCCATCGAAGTAGACAAAACCGAAACG GTAAGTAGCTTGAAGGACAAGATTTACATCGTGGAGAATACACCGATAAAGCGAATGCAGTTATACTTCTCCGGAATCGAGCTAGCTGATGATTTTCGAAACCTAAACGAATACGGAATCGGAGAGTTCTCGGAGATTGTCGTGTTTCTCAAGTCAATCAATCGAGCCAAAGACGTTGCCCCGGTGAAGAAACTATGTTTCTTGGTGCAGACGTCATCGAGTTTATTCAACGGCGCAAGTATCCCCGTAGAGATTAAGGACTCGTGTACCATCTCAGAGATGAGAGAAGGATTACAAGCTAACAAGACTTTGCCAAGAGACGAGTATATATTCGTACACAAGCAACGGATTATGCGAGAGAATTGTAGTCTTCGGTGGCATGGTGTTGAAAATGGCGACACTCTTTTTGTGTTTAAAGGATCTGTTAGTCGTGGAAGTTACTGA